The DNA region CGCTGGCGTAACGAACAGACCGGCGGGGTCGTCTTCCCTGGCCGCAGCGCCACGCGACCGTTTTAACAACGTGTGGAGCGGCGTTAGTCGGACTTCCTTGTACACCGGTGGTCCGAGTTCCATCATCAACTTGTCTGTGCATTCGAGCGCAGCCGCAGCGTCAGTCTGCATCTGGGGCCAGGGACGGAGCTGCACCTCTCGCTTCGGTGCATAATGCTCAGGCTCAAGGACGTACGCATCGCGGCCAAGAAGTTCCAACTCAACTGTGAAACTCTCGTCCGAAATGTATCCTTCGCCTTCTGCTTCCTTCCAGCGCGAAATCGCCGCGTCAATCTCAGTAGAACCCGGAGAACTGCGACTCGAGGTTCTCCATTGGTGGAACCAGATGTTTCCAAATGGAGGGGCTGCTCGGCCGTGGAAAATAAGAACCGCCGGCTTCACCGCTGGTCCGCCAAGAAATCCGGGCGAGAGACCAATGACTCGCCGAAGCCCATATTCGCGGACGAGGCGTTCCCGAACGATTCTCATCCCCATGTTGAGCGAAAACAGGAAGCCGTACGGAACCACGACAGCAGCGACGCCATTGTTAGAAAGGGCTTCAGCCGCGAGGATTGAAAACACGACTTCTGCGCTATTCGATGGGAAGCGGACCGTCTCATCTGGCGCGCCGAACGCGAGACCGTTGACCGTGCTGCTGAACGGCACATCGGCCAAAACGACGTCAAATTTCTGATCGGCGATCCAGTCCTGAAAACTAATGTCGCCGACATCCCCCACTCGCAACTCCGCATTTGGCGCGCCGAGCAGCGCGAGCCTGAGTCGGGCGAACGTCACTGCGGATTCGGACACATCGATGCCGTGGACCTCTAGTGAGCCCGGAGCGAACCCGTCCGCAGAAGCGGCCACAAGCGCGTCGCCAAGCAGTGCACCAGTGCCACAGCCGAGGTCCAGAACGCGATTCCCTGATGTGGGCTTTACAAATGCTGAGATGATTTGTCTCAATGGTGCGGAGGTCTCAACGATGGGCGACCAACCCACGTACTCAGACGAGACCAGTCCCTCCATCACCGACTGGCGCTCCGCGAGCGACAACTTGGTGAGCAGCACATGGGCGAGCCGCCCCCGCGCGCGGCCGATGGCCGCGACGTCACGAGGCGTCGCAAACCTCTGAGCGAAGAATGCGCGGACGGTCCGCCCTTCGGCATAGCTCGCGAGGTAAGGGACGATGCGTTCAAGGAACGTCGAACCGAACTGGTCATCCGACATCGCGCGCAAGGCGTCCCACCGATACCTTGGAGGGAGGGCTGCCGCTGGAGTCACGCGTTCTGCATCTGACGAATCGTTGTCGTCGCTAAGCCACTTGAAGAACAGGAGCGCGCCCACATGCATCTGCGCAACGGCGTGGCTCTCTCCTGAAGTGAGGAATTCATTCATGAGGCCGCGGACGAGGTTCACTTGGAATGCGGCTTGCTTCCGCTTCGCCTTCTTCGTCATGCAGCCACCGCCGTTGAATTCACCCGTTCAATGACAGAGATGAGTTCCGAGACTTGCGCCTCACTAAACAGCGTCTGCGGCCCCTCTGGCGCAAGCTCGCTGAACGGCGACTCATAGAGGAGCGATGGATTAACCGAGCCGGAGTACGTCAGGTGTTCAATGACGAGTTCAATGAATTCATGCTGGCGCGCCGTGAAGGCGCTGCCCGAGATGAACTTGCTGAACGCCTCGCGGACGGCCACGGAATCAAGGCCCACCAGGGAACGGATGAAAAGTCCTAAGCCCTTGCCAGCCGCGCGCTGCAAATCTTCCGCCCGCGCGACACCGTTCTCGACCAGCATCTTCTCGAGTTCCTGTAGGTCCGTCGGCGACAGCGGCACCGCACGCTTGAGCTTCTGCACCGAGACATGGTCCTGCCGTACAGTGAGAAAGGCGCGCGCCTTGCGCCGTACCTGCTCCAGGTCCGTCGAAGGAAGGCTCCCGCCGACCTGCATCTCCTCCTCGCCTCCAACCTCCGTCTCGAAGTTAGTAATGAGAATGGTGCGCTTACTCTTCTCGATGAAGCGAACCAGAAGCCGGATCTTCTGTCGCACCTGCTCCAGCATCGGCACTGTCACATCCCGCCACCACTCGTCTCCAGCCACATCCTGAATAAGCGACATCTCAGACGCCACCATCGGGATGGCGGAGAGTTCCGTCAGCGCCTGCGCCACCTCTTGCACTTTGAGCTTCAGCGACTTGAACCGCGGCTCGGCCCGGAGAACCGAGAGCTGGAGGTTGAGGAGCAGCACATCGAAGCGCCGCGTCTCCTCGGGTTCAGACTCAGTGGCGGATGGCAAGCCCGCCACCTCCTTGCACACTTCCGAGAGCTTTTCATCCGGCAGGGCCGCCCATGCATTGCTGTCCTTGTACTGCTCCACGAGCTTTCGTTTAGGGCGGACGATAAAGTTCTCCACGTTCATCGCTTCCACCTCCCGCCGAAGCAGCTCCGCCGCCTCGTCACGAATGGCACGAAGCGCCTCGCGCTGCTCAGGCTTGAGCGAGCTCGGGACGTCGTCCAGCGCGCGTACCAGCCGCGCGCGGGTGACGAAAACGCGCCTCTTTACGCTGTCGCCGAGCGAGCCCTCGTCAGTCGGCGGATTCTCGCGGAAGAACTCGAGGTTTCCGCACCAGTCGAACAGGTAGAAGAACGCCTTGTCCTGGCCGGGGCCGAAGAGGTCCTTGCAAAGCCGCGTGCCCCGCCCGAGCATCTGCCAGAACTTCGTCTTCGAGCGCACCATCTTGAAGAAGACAAGATTCACGACTTCCGGCACGTCGATGCCGGTGTCCAGCATGTCCACCGAGATAGCGATGCGAAGCTCTGAGTCCTGCTTGCTGAATTCGTCGATGAGGGTGTCCACGTAGTCCACGCCGTGGGTGATGACGCGCGCGCACTTCCCTTTCAGCTCGGGGTAGTTCGCGTTGAAGCGCTCCTCGATGAAGCGGGCGTGCTGCCGATTCTTCGCAAAAATGATGGTCTTCCCGAGCACATCCCCGCCCGACACCTTCAAGCCCTTCGACATGAGGTGCTCAAGCACCTTGTCCACGGTGTCGATGTTGAAGAGCCAGCTGTTAAGCGCTTCCTTGTCGACGAAGGCGGGCGGCCCGCCCTCATCCCACTCAAGCGCATCCCATTTCTCCTGCTCCTCCTCCGAAAGCTCATCGTAGGTGATGCCGTGCTGGAGGAACTTCTCCCGAATGGCGATGCCCCTCATGGGGACGAGGTAGCCGTCCTTCACTGCCTGGTCGAGGTCATACGCGTCTGTGGGGACACCCTTCTCAAGGTCGAAAAGGTCGTAGGTATTCCGGTCGATTTCCGCCTTCGGCGTGGCGGTGAGTCCGATGAGCAGCGCATCGAAGTACTCAAAGATGGCTCGGTACTTCTGGAACACTGACCGGTGCGCCTCGTCGATGACGACGAGGTCGAAGTACCCGACACCGAAACGACGCGTTCCGCCCGCCCGCTCTTCGATGAGCCCCATCATTGTAGGGTATGTGGAGACATAGACGCGGCCGCTCCCCTCGGGGTTGGTGAGCAGATTCACCGGAGGTGAGTCGGGCAGGTGCTTCGTAAACTCCCTCGCCGCCTGCTTCACCAGGGCTTTTCTGTCCGCGAGGAACAGCACGCGCTTGGCCCAGTTGCAGCGCATGAGGAGCTCGGTGAGCGCGATAACGGTGCGCGTCTTCCCCGAGCCGGTGGCCATGACGAGTAGCGCCTTTCGCGACTTCGCCTCGAAGTCCTCCGCGACTTTGCGGATGGCGCGGTCCTGGTAGTAGCGCTCAACGATGGCTGTCTTCACCGGCGCGTGGCGGAGTTCCTTCCGCACGGTTCGGCGCTGGATGAGGAGCTCCAACTCATCCTTCCTGTAGAAGCCCTGTACCGACCGTTGGGGGTCGTAGGTGTCATTCCAAAGGAAGTGCTCGTAGCCGTTCGAGCAGAAGATGACCGGACGCTGGCTGAACTGCTTCTCGAGGCAGTCCGCGTAAAGCGTCGCCTGCTGCTGACCCGCGAGGGCATCTTTCGTGGTTCGCTTTGCTTCCACCAGCGCGAGCGGCTTTCCGTCATCGCCCCACAGCACATAGTCGACGAGCCCCTCGCCCGAGGCGTTCGGCATTCCATTCACCGGGAACTCGATGTCCTTGCCCGTCACGCGGGCCGTCCACCCCGCCTCAGAGAGAAGAAAGTCGATGAGGGCCGAGCGTGTCTCCGCCTCGCCATAGTCATGCGTGTCCGGCTTCTTCTGATTAACCGCCTTCGCCCACGCAACTTCCTCGCGCAGTTGGACCAACTCCGCATCAAGCTCGGATTTGCTGAGAAGGAGCTCCGTCAGCTTCTCATCCTTCTCCCGGAGCTTCGCCTCGAACGCCAGAAGCTCCGCGGCGGTCTGCCGGTGCGCCTCGTTCTCCTTCGGCAGCTTCGACTCGTCGAGGACGAGGCTCGGGTGCGGCC from Myxococcus guangdongensis includes:
- a CDS encoding N-6 DNA methylase, yielding MTKKAKRKQAAFQVNLVRGLMNEFLTSGESHAVAQMHVGALLFFKWLSDDNDSSDAERVTPAAALPPRYRWDALRAMSDDQFGSTFLERIVPYLASYAEGRTVRAFFAQRFATPRDVAAIGRARGRLAHVLLTKLSLAERQSVMEGLVSSEYVGWSPIVETSAPLRQIISAFVKPTSGNRVLDLGCGTGALLGDALVAASADGFAPGSLEVHGIDVSESAVTFARLRLALLGAPNAELRVGDVGDISFQDWIADQKFDVVLADVPFSSTVNGLAFGAPDETVRFPSNSAEVVFSILAAEALSNNGVAAVVVPYGFLFSLNMGMRIVRERLVREYGLRRVIGLSPGFLGGPAVKPAVLIFHGRAAPPFGNIWFHQWRTSSRSSPGSTEIDAAISRWKEAEGEGYISDESFTVELELLGRDAYVLEPEHYAPKREVQLRPWPQMQTDAAAALECTDKLMMELGPPVYKEVRLTPLHTLLKRSRGAAAREDDPAGLFVTPADIEPFTGSLRRRRSAAEAADRSSTIPFAAGDILFLRLNPGLGKVLVADSHGVASSDFIVFQLLPGVSVSARYIAAVLRSEPFRREMERAAHGLTLKRVTSDEVLFSVVPIPADHHQVIEKISRLSELQASVARLSTLVSEMSTAEWEVLFKAGGFSSDA
- a CDS encoding DEAD/DEAH box helicase family protein, translating into MSQFQFLKAEWPLPFEAARKAEEFAHPDPRTACFYARRSLELLVQWLYKHDSSFGMPYSNQLSSLLHTPKFRSTLGDTLFAKAKLVVSLGNNAVHSTRPVSLYDSIRAVRELFHLAYWVVRTYAQGDRPHPSLVLDESKLPKENEAHRQTAAELLAFEAKLREKDEKLTELLLSKSELDAELVQLREEVAWAKAVNQKKPDTHDYGEAETRSALIDFLLSEAGWTARVTGKDIEFPVNGMPNASGEGLVDYVLWGDDGKPLALVEAKRTTKDALAGQQQATLYADCLEKQFSQRPVIFCSNGYEHFLWNDTYDPQRSVQGFYRKDELELLIQRRTVRKELRHAPVKTAIVERYYQDRAIRKVAEDFEAKSRKALLVMATGSGKTRTVIALTELLMRCNWAKRVLFLADRKALVKQAAREFTKHLPDSPPVNLLTNPEGSGRVYVSTYPTMMGLIEERAGGTRRFGVGYFDLVVIDEAHRSVFQKYRAIFEYFDALLIGLTATPKAEIDRNTYDLFDLEKGVPTDAYDLDQAVKDGYLVPMRGIAIREKFLQHGITYDELSEEEQEKWDALEWDEGGPPAFVDKEALNSWLFNIDTVDKVLEHLMSKGLKVSGGDVLGKTIIFAKNRQHARFIEERFNANYPELKGKCARVITHGVDYVDTLIDEFSKQDSELRIAISVDMLDTGIDVPEVVNLVFFKMVRSKTKFWQMLGRGTRLCKDLFGPGQDKAFFYLFDWCGNLEFFRENPPTDEGSLGDSVKRRVFVTRARLVRALDDVPSSLKPEQREALRAIRDEAAELLRREVEAMNVENFIVRPKRKLVEQYKDSNAWAALPDEKLSEVCKEVAGLPSATESEPEETRRFDVLLLNLQLSVLRAEPRFKSLKLKVQEVAQALTELSAIPMVASEMSLIQDVAGDEWWRDVTVPMLEQVRQKIRLLVRFIEKSKRTILITNFETEVGGEEEMQVGGSLPSTDLEQVRRKARAFLTVRQDHVSVQKLKRAVPLSPTDLQELEKMLVENGVARAEDLQRAAGKGLGLFIRSLVGLDSVAVREAFSKFISGSAFTARQHEFIELVIEHLTYSGSVNPSLLYESPFSELAPEGPQTLFSEAQVSELISVIERVNSTAVAA